Part of the Flavobacteriales bacterium genome, TGGAATATTATTATATCCAAATATTGATTCATTGTTTGATAAACATCTAATTAGTTTTGAAGATGATGGTTATATATTAATTTCAGAAAAAATAGATTCGTTAAACAGAGAATCTTTAAATATAAATGATGAAATAAAGATACCAGTGAGTGAAGGAATGAAAAAGTATCTAAAACGTCATAGAGAAAAATTCAATAAATAAATTATGACTAAAATCTACACACTACTATTATTTGTATTTATATCAATTTTAAGTTTTTCACAAACTGAAGAAATAAAATTATACTATGAGAATGGTAAATTAAAAGAAGAATACACTTTAGTTAATGGTAAGAAAGATGGACTTGTAAAAGAATATTGGGAAAATGGTCAATTAAAAGAAGAATACACTTTAATTGATAGTAAGAAAGATGGATTTTTGAAATTTTATTGGGAAAATGGTAAATTAAATTCTGAAGGAAATTTTGTAGATGGAAAACAAGATGGATTTTGGAAATTCTATTACGAAAATGGTAACCTAGAAGAGGAAGGAAATTTTGTTGGAAATTATAAAAGAGATGGAATTTGGAAATACTATTGGGAAAGTAATGGTAAATTAAAAGAAATCAAAACATTTAAAGATGGGGAAGAAGTTGAAGAAGATTAAAATATACACACTACTAGTATTTGTATTTATATCAATTTTAAGTTTCTCACAAACTGAAGAAATCAAAATATATTATGAAAATGGTCAATTACAAGAAGAGTCTACTTTAGTTGATGGTAAGAAAGATGGACTTTGGAAATACTATTGGGAAAGTAATGGTAAGTTAAAAGAAATCAAAACA contains:
- a CDS encoding toxin-antitoxin system YwqK family antitoxin; protein product: MTKIYTLLLFVFISILSFSQTEEIKLYYENGKLKEEYTLVNGKKDGLVKEYWENGQLKEEYTLIDSKKDGFLKFYWENGKLNSEGNFVDGKQDGFWKFYYENGNLEEEGNFVGNYKRDGIWKYYWESNGKLKEIKTFKDGEEVEED
- a CDS encoding HNH endonuclease signature motif containing protein produces the protein MNIEIEYSNLKSILISSHIVSWSESNDDERLDVENGILLYPNIDSLFDKHLISFEDDGYILISEKIDSLNRESLNINDEIKIPVSEGMKKYLKRHREKFNK